In Methanocella paludicola SANAE, the sequence GCCAGCATGGTCAGCGCCGCCCCTGCCAGCCCGGTGATCCCGTCGCCCAGGGTCAAAAAGAGCATGGCGGCGACGGCGACTGGCTTATCGAACAGGAGCACGGCCAGGAACGACGAGGTCAGCGCGTAGAAATACCCACCGACTAAGCCCTTTTTTTCATGGTCGCGGAGCAGTACCTTAGGAAAGAGTGGAACGCCCGACAGGCGGATAAGCTCCAGAATGCCGGCGCCCAGCACGCCTGCGCCAAGCAGGATCAGCAAAAGTTCCCGGGAGAGGAAAAAATAGTAGGCGACGGGGATCAGGAAGCCCGCCATGTGCACGGACTTCCTCGACGCCTCCTTCGCCAGCACGCCCCAATCAAGGGACATATTACTCTGCGGCGACCTTCTTGCCGAAGTCGGTCAGTGGCCTGTCGCTCGCGAGAAGCTCGCCCAGGACCGACGAAAGGTCCTTCACGGGCACCCTGACCTGGCTCATGGTATCCCGGTCCCGGATGGTCACCGTGTCGTCCTCCATCGTGTCGAAGTCGATGGTGATGGAGAACGGCGTGCCCACCTCGTCGTTGCGCCGGTAGCGCTTGCCGATGGTGCCGGACTCGTCGTACTCGATGAAGAAGCCCTTTTCCTTCAAGTCCAGCGCGATGGCCCGTGCCTTCCCCGCCAGTGGCTCTTTGCTGAGCAGCGGCAGGACGGCCGCCGTTATCGGCGCCACGGAGCGGGCCAGCCGGAGCACGATACGCTCCTCGCCTTTAACGATCTCCTCGCCGTAGGC encodes:
- a CDS encoding diacylglycerol/polyprenol kinase family protein, whose protein sequence is MSLDWGVLAKEASRKSVHMAGFLIPVAYYFFLSRELLLILLGAGVLGAGILELIRLSGVPLFPKVLLRDHEKKGLVGGYFYALTSSFLAVLLFDKPVAVAAMLFLTLGDGITGLAGAALTMLAGPKEADKRKYDTDGRTLPEELWYALTHPKSPILMAVMLVVCGAAGLALYPSLSFEMIAAGAFGAMAADAFPWRIFGLTVDDNLSIPLVSGCLMSLAAIV